In the genome of Planctomycetota bacterium, the window GCCTGTGCGGCACCACCCACTCCCAGTGGAGCGCGGAGATGCAGGATCTCCTCGGCCACGTCCGCGGCCGCGCCGTCGGCGTCGAAGGACACAACTCCTTCGAGGTCTTCCTCACCGGCGGTCCCTATAAGACAGGGAAATGGGTCCTCCTCGATCACGACATCTCCACGGTGATCTTCGACGAAAAGGGAGAGGCGCTTCTTTCGATCGCCGAAGTCATGCGCGACGTGAATCGCTTCGGCGATCGCGGCTTCCGTCCCGAACGCCAGCGCGGGTGGCTCGTCGCCGGCCTGCATCCACAGGACGCCAAGGGCGTCTACACGCGCTTCACGACGGCCGAATATCTTTCCGGGTACGCGGGGCCGCCGCCCCTGGTGCGCCTCCGCCGCGGCGAAACCTTCCGGCGGTATCTCCAGCCGGGCCTGGAGGACGGAAAGACCTTCGTCTTCTGGGGCCGCAACTACAACGCCGGCGGGATTCCCGGACCCGAGCGGCCGCTCACCTGGGTCAACCAGCCGGAGCTCATGTACGGCTCGAAGAGCGGCTCTCCCTACCGCGTGGGCCAGGCCCGTTTCGCCAACGCCGTTTATACCTACCGGCCCGATTTCGCCGGGGGCGACTACAAGGAGGGCGTCGTCGACGAGGGCGAGGGACACGTCATCTTCGAGTTCGTGTCCCCCTACATCATCGGAGCCACGCCCCCCGGACCCGGCGCGTGGGACATCTACTCCCCCGGAGGACGAAACGGCCTCGTCCTGCGCGGACGCGCCTCGTGCCCCGTGGACGTGTCCGTGGACCTGGGCCGGACCTGGAAATCCGCGGGAACCTTGCGGGACAGCATGGACCTGACCGACTTCGTCAAGGGCTATCGGCAGTATCTTCTTCGGCTGGGCGCCTCCGCCCGGACCCTGGCCGGATCGGACCTTACGATCACGACCGTCTGTCAGGCGAACTCCTCGGTCATGCCCCGGCTCAAGGATGGAGGCACCCGCGTGACGTTCGAATCGTCCGGCCGCGGCCTCGCGTCCGTCGGTCCCACGGTGGCCCAGGCGCGCGCCCGGCTCGTCGAGGGGTCCTTCCCCTCCCCGCGCGTGACGCTGGAGGTTTCCGCGCCGCGCGGCGAGCCGATCCTCCGGATCCATGCCGCGGCCCACGTGGCCTCGGGGAATCCGCCGGACCCGCGCGTGGCCTACGCGATCGAATACTCGACCGACGGGGGACGGGACTGGAAGCCCGTCGTTCGCGACTGGAAGATCGAGCGCCGCGGAGAGGAACCGAAGGATTTCTGGTCCCAGAGCCTCTGCTGGGGCTCCGCGGATCTTCCCGCCGGAGGAGCCCGCTCGGTCCTCGTGCGTTTCCACAACACGGGCGGCCGCGCTTACCTGCGGGCCGAGGCGCATGCGGTCTACGCGGCCGGAAGAGACGCGACCCGCGTGACGTTCGACTGGACGGACCACGAGGGTCCCCGCCGCGCGTCGCACGTTTTCGCCCCGGGCGGGCCGCACGTCTGGGACCTCCCCACCGGACAAAACGTGGTCACGCGCTGGGTCGAGTTCGAACCGGTTCCGTCCCGATGAGGTGATCCATGACCTGGCGTCTGATCCTTCTTCTTCTGGTCCCGGCGGCGCAGGATCCGGACCGCGAGATCCGGCGGGAACTCGCCGCGCGCGCCGCCGCGCTCGAACGGGAGTTCCTGCCGGGCGTCAAGTCGGCGGAGGACTTCGAGCGCCTCCGCCCTGCCTTGCGGGATGCCTACTTCGACATGCTCGGGCTGCGTCCCCTCCCGGAGCGCACACCCCTGGAACCCCGCATCACCGGACGCGTGGACGCGGAAGGCTACACGATCGAAAAGCTCCACTTCCAGAGCCGGCCCGGCCTTTACGTGACCGGCAATCTCTATCTGCCCCGTCCGGCTTCGGGACGCCACCCGGCCATCCTCTACCTCTGCGGCCACAGCAACCGGGGGCGCGACGGAAACAAGGCCGCCTACCAGGACCACGGAATCTGGTTCGCGCTCCACGGATACGTCTGCCTGACGCTCGACACGCTCCAGCTGGGCGAAGTGGCCGGAATCCACCACGGAACCTACCGCGAAGGCCGCTGGTGGTGGCATTCCGCGGGCTACACCCCGGCCGGCGTTGAATGCTGGAACGGGATCCGGGGCCTCGATTACCTCGTCTCGCGTCCGGAGGTGGATCCCACCCGGATCGGGGTCACCGGAATCTCCGGGGGCGGGGCGGCGACCTTCTGGATCTCCGCCGCCGACGAGCGCGTCCGCGCGGCCGCGCCCGTGAGCGGCATGGCCGACCTCGTCTACTACGTGGGCGAAGACGGCGTCAACGGCCACTGCGACTGCATGTTCCTCTACAACACCGCCCGCTGGAACTGGACCACGATCGCGGCGCTCATTTCTCCGCGACCGCTGCTTTTCGCCAATTCGGATCAGGACCCCATCTTCCCGATGAGCGCCAACGAGCGGGTCATCAACCGGCTCGAAACGCTCTATGCGCGCTTCGGCGCCGGGGACCGCGTGGAGGCGGTCGTCAGCATCGGCGGCCACGCCTACCGGCGGGACCTCCGGCGGGCGATCTTCGAGTTCTTCAACCGGCACCTGAAGCAGGACGCCCGTCCCGTCGAGGATCCCGATGCGGGGTTCGGTCCCGACGGCAAGCACCGCCACGCGGGCCGGGAGCTGCGCGTCTTCCCCGAGGATTCGGATCTGCCCAGGGACTCCCTCAACGCGCGCGCGGACGAAATCTTCCCCGTTCTTTCCCGTCCCGAGGCGCCGGCGCCCGGAGGGTTCGAGCCGTGGAGGGCGCGCCTGGTGAGCGAGATTCGGAAACGCGTCTTCGCGGGCCTTCCGGAAGATCCCGCCCCCGGTCGGATCCCCGGCGCCCCCGGAGTGGGCCCCTCCGTCGCGGACCTTCCGGGCGCCGCGAGCGCGCCGCCCTGGATGGTGGTTCTTAATCCCGATGAACCGGCGGGCGAGCTCCCCTCCTGGGCCCGCCCCCTCGTCGGAGGCGCCGCCGCGCGGGTGGTGGCTCCGCGACGCGGCTGGACGCGGAAGAATCCGCCCAACACCGTCGAGCGAAGCTACGTGCTCCTGGGCACGACGGTGGACGCCGAACGGGTCTGGGACGTGCGCGCCGCCCTGCGCGCCGACGGCCGTTCCTGGCGCCTGGCCGGGCGCGGGCCGGCGGGAATCCTGGCCGCGTACGCCGCGCTTCTCGAGCCGGAGCGCGCGGCGGCCGTCACGCTCGTCGAACCTCCCGCCTCGCATCGCGAGGGACCGCACTTCCTCGGGGTCCTGCGGGCACTCGACATCCCGGACGCCCTGGGCGCCCTGGCGCCCCGTCCTCTGACTCTGGCGGGCGCGCGGGATCCCGCCTTCGACCGCACGCTCGAAATCTATCGTGCCGCCGGAGCGGAGGACCGGATCGAGCGGAGATGAATCGAACCCTTGCGGTCGTGGCGGTCCTCTGGGCGGGTTGCGCCGCGCCGCCCGCTCCGGGCGGACGCGCGACGGTCTCGGGCCGGGTCGTCGGCCCCCACGGCCCGATCCCCAACGCCTTCGTCTACGTCAAGAAAGGGCTGGAGGGACTCCGCTTCGCCCCTCCCTCGGAGCCCGTGATTGTCGACCAGCGCGGCCTGGAATTCGTCCCCCGGGTCCTCGGAGTCCGCGTCGGCCAGCCCCTGCGGATCACGTCCTCGGATGATACGATTCACAACGTCCACAGCGACACGCTGGAGAACGAGGGGTTCAACGTGAATCTCCTCCGGGACGAAAGCGTCGTCCGCGTGTTCCGCCGGCCGGAGATCATGATCGTCCTCAAGTGCGACTATCACGCCCACATGCGCGCCTATGTCGGCGTGGTCGAGCATCCCTACTTCGCGGTCACGGGCTCCGACGGGCGTTTTCTTTTCTCCGACCTTCCCGCGGGAAGCTACACGCTGGCGGCGTGGGTCGAGGAGTCCGGAGTTCGCGAGCTCGAGCTTCAGGCGGATCCCGGCACGCTCCGGGAAATCACCCTCCACTTCTGATCCCCTCCGCCGTATAAAGAATGCGGAATCTTTCCGGGAGGGGATCCGGCCATGCGGAGCGGGCTTTTGGCGCTCGCCCTTTCGGCGCTCGCCGCGCCGGCGCGGGCGGACGAGGAATCGTGGGCGGACCGGTTCGAGGATCTGGCGCGCCGCTATTATGCGTCCGAAGCCGACCGACCGGAGACCGTGCGGCAGTTGTCCGAAACCCTCGACCGGGCGTTCGCCCGGGCGCGCGAATCGGCGAAGGCGGCGCACCTCCTGGAGGATCTTCTCGAAAGCCAAAAGCGGCTATTCGACGCCGACAAGTCGCTTCAGGCCCGCCTCCGGGAGGCGCACGCGGTTCTTTTCTCCTGGAAGCTCAAACAGGCTACGGGTCCCGGGCTTCTCGAAGACCTGCGCCGGTGGTGCGTTCAGAAAAAGCTCGAGGAGGAACGCCGGAAGGTGCAGGCGATTCTGGACCGCCTCCGGCCGCCGGCCAAGCCGGCCCCGGATGCTCCGCGGCGGGCGCAGTTGCGCGAGCAGCGGCAGACCGCCCGGCGTACCGTGGACGAGTTCCTCGCCCAGCGCGTGCGCAGCGCCTCCGCCGAGATCCGCAAGATCGTCGACTGGATGCGCCAGGAGAAGTACGCGCCCCCTGAAGCCCGGACACGGCTCAAGGACC includes:
- a CDS encoding carboxypeptidase regulatory-like domain-containing protein, which codes for MNRTLAVVAVLWAGCAAPPAPGGRATVSGRVVGPHGPIPNAFVYVKKGLEGLRFAPPSEPVIVDQRGLEFVPRVLGVRVGQPLRITSSDDTIHNVHSDTLENEGFNVNLLRDESVVRVFRRPEIMIVLKCDYHAHMRAYVGVVEHPYFAVTGSDGRFLFSDLPAGSYTLAAWVEESGVRELELQADPGTLREITLHF
- a CDS encoding prolyl oligopeptidase family serine peptidase, encoding MTWRLILLLLVPAAQDPDREIRRELAARAAALEREFLPGVKSAEDFERLRPALRDAYFDMLGLRPLPERTPLEPRITGRVDAEGYTIEKLHFQSRPGLYVTGNLYLPRPASGRHPAILYLCGHSNRGRDGNKAAYQDHGIWFALHGYVCLTLDTLQLGEVAGIHHGTYREGRWWWHSAGYTPAGVECWNGIRGLDYLVSRPEVDPTRIGVTGISGGGAATFWISAADERVRAAAPVSGMADLVYYVGEDGVNGHCDCMFLYNTARWNWTTIAALISPRPLLFANSDQDPIFPMSANERVINRLETLYARFGAGDRVEAVVSIGGHAYRRDLRRAIFEFFNRHLKQDARPVEDPDAGFGPDGKHRHAGRELRVFPEDSDLPRDSLNARADEIFPVLSRPEAPAPGGFEPWRARLVSEIRKRVFAGLPEDPAPGRIPGAPGVGPSVADLPGAASAPPWMVVLNPDEPAGELPSWARPLVGGAAARVVAPRRGWTRKNPPNTVERSYVLLGTTVDAERVWDVRAALRADGRSWRLAGRGPAGILAAYAALLEPERAAAVTLVEPPASHREGPHFLGVLRALDIPDALGALAPRPLTLAGARDPAFDRTLEIYRAAGAEDRIERR